Part of the Candidatus Oleimmundimicrobium sp. genome, GGCAGGTAGAGGGGGGCCTTAGATTAGAACAAATCTCCATCAAAGAAATTGCAACCAATCCTTATCAGCCACGTAAAAGCATTGAGCAGGAGTCTTTCCAAGGGCTTGTGACTTCTGTTAAAGAGCACGGCGTGGTTCAACCAATAGTTGTAAGGCCAAAAGGATTAAGTTATGAGTTAATAGCGGGAGAACGGCGTTGGCGAGCGGCTCAAGAAGCGGGCCTCGAGGTGATACCGGCAATTGTCAAAGAAGCCTCCGATGCTGAATCCCTTGAACTTGCTTTAGTAGAGAACCTGCAAAGAGAGAACTTAAACGCAATGGAGGAAGCGATGGCCTACAGAGAGCTAATTGACAAATTTAATCTTACCCAAGCGGAATTGGCGGCGGTTGTGGGCAAGAGCCGCACGGTTATAACCAATACATTGAGACTTTTTCAACTGCCCAAAGAAGTAAGGCAACTAATTGAAGAAGGCAATCTGTCTTCAGGACACGCTAGAACGTTGCTTTCGCTTGAGGACGAGAAAAAGCAGATAGACCTGGCCAATCGAATTATTCAAGATGGTTTGTCTGTAAGACAGACGGAAAACATGGTTAGGTTATTGAAATTTTCGGGTAGCCATGCTCAGCATCCCCGACAACTTCAACCCAAAGCATTTAAAACGATAGCAAAAAAATTAAGCGAACGCCTATCAACAAAAGTTAAAGTAAAAATGACTCACAAGAAAGGGAAGATAGAAATCAGCTTCAAGTCCTTAGATGACCTTGAGAGGATATGCCAGGCCTTAAATGACAAAGCTTCGTCAGAATAAAATTGGCAAAAGGGCTGGAGCGAACTACTTAAGCTCTTTAAGTTTAAAGCAGCTAATTTTAAACATCAATCCTATGATGGCAGAAGGAGTGAAGAAAATAGTTTCCTCGCGTATTAAATTAAAAAAAATTTGGTCAATTGTTTTTCTTCTATTTTTAATTTCATCTTTTTGTTTTCCTTTATTTCCGAACGGAGCCCTTGCGCAAGGGAACAAAAAAGTTGTTCTTGTCGTTATCAACAATCTGAGCGCAGATGAATTAGTTGAAGCAAACCCTCTTTTTTTTAAAAAACTTGCTGATGAGGGGGCAGTAGGCCTCATGAATTGCCGAACAGCCAGTACATTTAACCCCTATGATACCTATCTTTCCATCGGTTCAGGCTCAAAAGCTAAAGCTGGAGCAAGTGGCGGACAAGCATTCAATGCGTCTGAAATATATATAGATAGCCTTACAGCTGCTGATGTTTTTTTTCAAAGGACGGGCGAGTTAGCTCCTCGGGATGGGGTAGTTAACCTTGCTATAGCCAATATTATTAGCAACTCGGAATCTATTCCAAGGGACTCAGTACCGGGGGCCTTAGGGCAAGCGCTTAAGAAAGCTGGTTTTAAAGTAGCTGTTTTAGGTAATGCGGATAGTGCGAAAGAATATCATAGAGAGATATCATTAATCGCTATGGATGAGAAAGGAGTAGTTCAACAAGGCGATGTTGATCGCTCTCTTGTAAAGACTGATTCCAACATGGGAATAATGACCAACTACGATGAGCTTTTTTCAAAAGCAACCGAGCTTTTACAGACAGCCGATTTTTTAGCTATCGAACTCGGTGACACTTTTAGACTCGAAAAAGAGAAAAGGTTTTTTACGGAGGAAGCAATTACCAAGCATAAACTTTCCGCAATTACTTTTGCGGATAAGTATGTTGAGAGACTGTTTACTAGTTTAAGTGCTGAAAATGGAGAAATACTGTTAATTGTTCTTGCTCCAGCGACATCTGAGGAGGCCCGGAAAAATAATAATTTTCTTGCACCAATAATTATATCAGGAAGCGCTACTACGGAAGGGCTTTTGATTTCAGAGACGACAAGGTGGCCGGGAATTATTGATAATACAGATATTGTTCCCACAGTGCTCGATTTTTTAGGCGCTAATTCTCCGCAGTTTTTGTTAGGAAGGCCCGCGACTATTCTTAATCAAGAAGCAGGCTTAGAATATATAAACAATCTAAGCAAGCGATTTGAAACCAAATCTCAAGCCCGAGTTCCTTTGTTGACGGCTTATGTTACTTTTGTAGCGATAATGGTATTGCTAACCGCTCTTTTTTCTGTCATTAAGGTTATCCCGAAAAAAATCTTACAAAGCGCTCAACTTATTCTGCTTTGGCTTATCAGCATCCCTGTTGCTTTTGAGTTTTTTGCACCGATTAAATATAACGTGCTTCTGGTTCCAATTATCTGTGTTTCTGCAATTGCGGCTTTCATTCTTTTAGGAGCTCGTCTTTTAAAAGGCGGACCCCTGACTCCCATAATAATGATTTCTTTTCTTACAGTCAGTGTCTTGGTGATTGACATTTTTACGGGCTGGAATCTTGTGAGAGGGTCAATATTGGGATATTGTCCCAATATTGGAGCTCGGTTCTATGGAATTGGAAATGAATATATGGGAATTTTATTGGGCTCTGGCATAATTGGCATAACTTCTTTTTTGGATGAGCGGAATCTTAACTCTAAGTTTTGGCATTTAGTCGTTGGGCTTATTTTTCTCTTCTTGATTGTAATAATCGGGCATCCTGCCCTTGGGGCAAATGTGGGGGGAACCATTGCGGCAATTGTTGGTTTTGGCGCCACATTCCTTATTCTTAAAGAAGGGTCTTTGAAGAAGAAGCATTTTGGCTATATTTTAATTAGTATTTTATTAGGGATATCTCTCTTTGTGGGCATAGATTTATTGCGGGGCGAGTTTGGTTCTCACATTGGAAGAAGCATTGCCCTAATACGTCAGGGAGGAATAACTGAGGTAATAAAGATAATCCAGCGTAAGATTGCCATGAATTACGAAGGGATGCGTTATACTGTTTGGACCAGAGTTTTATTGGCTACAATAGTGGCTTTTCCTATTTTATTCTTGCGTCCTACGGGGCTCTTGAAGGACTTGCGTGAAAAATATCCAAATTTAATCGGAGGGATTAGCGGAACGGCTTTAGGGGCTTTGGCAGCCCTTATTTTTAATGATACGGGAGCGGCCGCCGCGGCCGCCATCATAATGTTTGCAATTGTTGCGCTCTTATATATTATTGTGGATGAACGTG contains:
- a CDS encoding ParB/RepB/Spo0J family partition protein, with protein sequence MVRRGLGKGLNSLIPSGGQVEGGLRLEQISIKEIATNPYQPRKSIEQESFQGLVTSVKEHGVVQPIVVRPKGLSYELIAGERRWRAAQEAGLEVIPAIVKEASDAESLELALVENLQRENLNAMEEAMAYRELIDKFNLTQAELAAVVGKSRTVITNTLRLFQLPKEVRQLIEEGNLSSGHARTLLSLEDEKKQIDLANRIIQDGLSVRQTENMVRLLKFSGSHAQHPRQLQPKAFKTIAKKLSERLSTKVKVKMTHKKGKIEISFKSLDDLERICQALNDKASSE